A single Streptomyces sp. 2114.4 DNA region contains:
- a CDS encoding DoxX family protein, whose translation MSTPVSSLIQRSAPHVHALFRIVVGLLFACHGASSLFGVLGGAMGQGGTIPTGAWPGWYAAVIQLAGGILVMLGLGTRPAAFISSGSMAYAYFSMHQGSALWPIQNGGEASVMFCWAFLLIFFSGPGTWALDRVFFGEGRQEQPSTARQEPSAA comes from the coding sequence ATGTCCACGCCCGTGTCCTCGCTCATCCAGAGATCAGCCCCGCACGTGCACGCGCTCTTCCGCATCGTCGTCGGCCTGCTCTTCGCCTGCCACGGCGCTTCCTCCCTCTTCGGCGTCCTCGGTGGCGCCATGGGCCAGGGCGGCACCATCCCCACCGGCGCCTGGCCGGGCTGGTACGCCGCCGTGATCCAGCTGGCGGGCGGCATCCTCGTCATGCTCGGCCTGGGCACCCGCCCCGCGGCGTTCATCAGCTCCGGCTCGATGGCGTACGCGTACTTCTCCATGCACCAGGGCTCCGCGCTGTGGCCGATACAGAACGGCGGCGAGGCCTCCGTGATGTTCTGCTGGGCCTTCCTGCTGATCTTCTTCTCCGGCCCCGGAACGTGGGCACTCGACCGGGTCTTCTTCGGCGAGGGCCGGCAGGAGCAGCCTTCGACCGCGCGCCAGGAGCCTTCCGCCGCCTGA